From a region of the Mercurialis annua linkage group LG1-X, ddMerAnnu1.2, whole genome shotgun sequence genome:
- the LOC126664377 gene encoding phosphoribosylaminoimidazole-succinocarboxamide synthase, chloroplastic, whose product MSQCRTTILNPPKTLTKTSTYSLPNSKFSSISFLEPKPISKPKKYPRINVMATQNQQTHKEKLSLDALTNSSRKDEVFGAIKGSLSNCLSETNLHLTVSGLKSKTRGKVRDIYDGGDYVVLVTTDRQSAFDRILASIPFKGQVLNETSLWWFNQTQHITQNSVVSAPDKNVTIAKKCSVFPVEFVVRGYVTGSTDTSLWTVYKNGVRNYCGNSLPDGLVKNQKLAVNILTPTTKAADHDVPVTPREIIERGLMTKADYEEASMKALSLFEYGQRVALEHGLILVDTKYEFGKSTDGSVLLIDEVHTPDSSRYWIAHSYEERFQKGLEPENVDKEFLRLWFKDHCNPYEDEILPEAPDELVCELAWRYIFLYETITKSKFELPSTEEPIHDRISRNVELALSSLK is encoded by the exons TAAACCCTCCAAAAACCCTAACCAAAACTTCTACTTATTCATTACCCAATTCGAAATtctcttcaatttcttttttggaACCAAAACCTATATCTAAACCGAAGAAATACCCAAGGATTAATGTAATGGCGACGCAGAATCAACAAACCCACAAAGAAAAATTGTCACTTGACGCCTTAACTAATAGCAGCCGTAAAGATGAGGTGTTTGGTGCTATTAAAGGGTCTTTATCGAATTGTTTATCGGAGACCAATCTTCATTTGACCGTTTCTGGTCTCAAATCAAAAACCAGAGGCAAG GTGAGAGATATTTATGATGGTGGGGATTATGTTGTTTTGGTTACAACTGATAGGCAGAGTGCATTTGATAGAATTCTTGCTTCTATTCCCTTCAAAGGCCAG GTTCTAAATGAGACTAGTCtgtggtggttcaaccaaacCCAGCATATTACTCAGAACTCTGTCGTTTCGGCTCCTGATAAAAATGTTACCATTGCAAAGAAATGTTCGGTTTTTCCTGTTGAATTTGTGG TCAGAGGCTACGTCACTGGAAGTACTGATACATCATTGTGGACTGTCTACAAAAATGGTGTCCGAAATTACTGTGGCAATTCCCTTCCAGATG GCTTGGTTAAAAATCAAAAGCTAGCAGTAAATATACTTACTCCAACAACCAAAGCTGCAGATCATGATGTCCCCGTGACTCCAAGGGAG ATAATTGAGCGTGGGCTAATGACTAAAGCTGATTATGAAGAGGCGAGTATGAAAGCTCTGAGCTTATTTGAGTATGGGCAG CGAGTAGCTCTAGAGCATGGCTTGATATTAGTAGACACaaaatatgaatttggaaaGAGCACTGATGGTTCAGTTCTTCTCATTGACGAG GTGCATACACCTGACTCGAGTAGATACTGGATTGCCCATTCTTATGAGGAACGGTTTCAGAAGGGTCTTGAACCTGAAAATGTCGATAAG GAGTTCTTGAGGTTGTGGTTCAAGGATCACTGTAACCCATATGAAGATGAG ATCCTTCCTGAGGCTCCTGATGAGCTTGTTTGTGAGCTAGCATGGAG atatatatttttgtatgaGACTATaactaaatcaaaatttgaGTTGCCATCTACAGAG GAACCGATACACGATAGAATCTCAAGGAATGTCGAACTAGCATTATCTTccctaaaatga
- the LOC126664374 gene encoding pentatricopeptide repeat-containing protein At5g27460, with translation MAMAVRSVFSLRSEVSNQKWVSQISRNFSMFFKSSRSSPVRSLTESSMKSTNNNNNNSNLKNQILRVKLPGLTPISILQNWIDKGNKVKVSQLRYISQLLFKSKRYNHALEIFKWMETQKGFRMSVSDYAMKLELIMNVQGLNEAEEYFNNLRHDPATRKAASLALLRGYVKDRDIVKAEALMKNLNELGLVVNCHPFNEIMKLYIATSQYEKVLLVIEQMKRNKIPLDVLSYNLWMSSFGEMREVGKVELVYKEMANDENVQVGWSTLSTLANVYLKEGLVDKALVALNFAEKKLSTSNRLGYIFLITQYSSLKNNVGVRRVWEASKGVGGRISCADYICVLSCLVKIGEVAEAEKVFKEWESNCRKYDIRVSNVLLGAYVRKGLIHKAQSLHEHTLERGGCPNYKTWEILMEGYVKSQMMDKAITAMKQALAMLKQCHWRPSHGILMAIAEHLERNRNFEDANHFIRVIHHYGLANLPLYKLMLRMHLHAQREIANIVKMMEKDKIEMDDETSALIQGFYSSC, from the exons ATGGCGATGGCGGTTCGCTCAGTTTTTAGTTTGAGAAGTGAAGTAAGCAATCAAAAATGGGTTTCTCAAATCAGTAGAAATTTCTCAATGTTCTTCAAGTCCTCACGCTCTTCGCCAGTCCGTAGCCTCACTGAATCTTCCATGAAAagcacaaataataataataataattccaatcttaaaaatcaaattttgagAGTCAAACTCCCGGGATTAACCCCAATCTCTATACTTCAAAATTGGATCGATAAGGGCAACAAGGTCAAAGTTTCACAGCTCAGATACATCTCTCAATTGCTCTTCAAATCTAAGCGTTACAACCACGCCCTCGAG ATATTTAAATGGATGGAAACACAGAAGGGTTTTCGCATGTCGGTATCCGATTACGCAAtgaaattagaattaattatgaATGTGCAAGGCTTAAATGAGGCTGAagagtattttaataatttacgGCATGATCCCGCAACACGAAAAGCTGCCTCCTTAGCTCTACTTCGTGGTTATGTTAAAGATAGAGACATTGTTAAAGCTGAGGCTCTTATGAAGAACTTGAATGAGCTAGGATTGGTTGTGAATTGCCATCCGTTTAATGAGATTATGAAGCTTTATATAGCTACTTCGCAGTATGAGAAAGTGTTGCTTGTGATCGAACAAATGAAGCGGAATAAAATTCCGTTAGATGTTCTTTCGTATAATCTTTGGATGAGTTCGTTTGGTGAGATGCGAGAGGTTGGTAAAGTGGAGTTGGTTTATAAGGAAATGGCTAATGATGAAAATGTTCAAGTTGGATGGAGTACTTTGTCTACTTTGGCTAATGTTTATTTGAAAGAAGGTTTAGTTGATAAAGCTCTTGTAGCGCTTAATTTTGCGGAGAAGAAGCTGTCTACTAGTAATAGGCTCGGTTATATATTCCTTATTACGCAGTATTCGTCCTTGAAGAATAATGTTGGAGTTCGGCGGGTTTGGGAAGCCAGTAAAGGAGTTGGTGGGAGAATAAGCTGTGCCGACTATATATGTGTGTTGTCGTGCTTGGTAAAGATAGGTGAGGTTGCAGAAGCCGAGAAAGTGTTTAAAGAATGGGAGTCTAATTGTAGGAAGTATGATATTAGAGTTTCCAATGTTCTTCTCGGTGCATATGTTAGGAAGGGACTGATACACAAAGCCCAGTCACTTCATGAACATACGCTGGAGAGGGGTGGCTGCCCAAATTATAAAACATGGGAGATTCTGATGGAGGGGTATGTCAAGAGTCAAATGATGGACAAAGCCATCACTGCCATGAAGCAGGCATTGGCCATGTTGAAACAGTGTCATTGGAGACCATCACATGGTATTCTTATGGCTATTGCAGAGCACTTGGAGAGGAACAGGAATTTTGAAGATGCAAATCACTTTATTCGGGTTATTCATCACTATGGTCTTGCAAATTTGCCACTGTACAAACTAATGCTTAGGATGCACCTCCATGCTCAGAGAGAAATTGCAAACATTGTTAAGATGATGGAGAAGGATAAGATTGAGATGGATGATGAGACGTCTGCCCTTATTCAAGGCTTTTACTCATCCTGTTAA
- the LOC126664375 gene encoding chaperone protein dnaJ 1, mitochondrial-like isoform X4 → MKKYEWLATLCRRQFLSSAINGRDWRREISTFQPDLNRDKFLHSCRSVAIGQINGLETAKMQLLKCRYIHATGSCNAKEPSYYEILGVSENASQDDIKKAFHSLAKKYHPDTNKNNPSAKRKFQEIREAYETLKDSEKRTQYDMVRHARSSEKEGHGADSADYADWFGRGSENAARFRHGAGSGRGFSYSYQTNFSDSFHKIFSEIFEDADQGASDIQVELVLSFIEATRGCTKHLSVNSFIPCYSCDGRGFPSGAKTRVCSTCRGIGKVTIPPFTSACSTCKGSGRIIEECCMSCRGSGVVDGVKEVQVAVPAGVASGDTIRVPGGGNFGGRGRQPGNLFINLKVADDPVFSRDGADVYVDANISFTQAILGGKVDVPTLTGMFQVKRIKSTPACHFRRICPGGDKQ, encoded by the exons ATGAAAAAATACGAATGGCTAGCTACTCTA TGCCGGCGGCAGTTTCTATCATCGGCGATCAACGGGAGAGATTGGCGCCGGGAAATATCTACATTTCAGCCAGACCTTAATCGTGATAAAT TTTTACACAGTTGTAGAAGTGTTGCTATTGGTCAAATTAATGGTTTAGAGACAGCCAAAATGCAGTTGTTAAAGTGCAGATATATTCATGCCACAG GAAGTTGTAATGCAAAGGAACCGAGTTACTATGAAATACTTGGAGTTTCTGAAAATGCTAGCCAGGATGATATTAAAAAGGCTTTTCACTCT CTTGCTAAGAAATACCACCCAGACACAAATAAGAATAATCCTTCTGCAAAAAGGAAATTTCAAGAGATACGGGAAGCCTATGAG ACGCTGAAAGATTCTGAGAAGAGGACACAATATGACATGGTG AGGCATGCCAGAAGCTCAGAGAAAGAAGGACATGGTGCAGATTCTGCAGACTATGCCGATTGGTTTGGACGTGGTTCTGAAAATGCTGCAAGGTTTAGACATGGTGCTGGTAGTGGAAGGGGGTTTTCATATTCCTACCAAACTAATTTCTCTGATTCATTCCACAAAATTTTCTCAGAG ATCTTTGAAGATGCCGATCAGGGCGCATCTGACATACAG GTGGAGCTGGTGCTCTCTTTTATTGAAGCTACAAGAGGGTGTACTAAGCACTTGTCTGTCAATTCATTTATTCCGTGTTATTCGTGTG ATGGCCGTGGTTTTCCTAGTGGTGCCAAAACAAGAGTATGCTCAACTTGCAGAGGCATAGGAAAA GTCACAATTCCTCCATTTACGTCAGCATGTAGCACCTGTAAAGGGTCTGGCCGAATCATTGAG GAATGCTGCATGTCATGTAGAGGGTCAGGAGTGGTTGATGGTGTTAAAGAAGTCCAAGTTGCTGTACCTGCAG GTGTCGCTTCTGGAGATACAATCCGTGTGCCAGGAGGTGGCAACTTTGGTGGACGAGGACGTCAACCTGGAAACTTATTCATCAATCTTAAG GTTGCTGATGATCCAGTCTTTTCTAGGGATGGGGCAGATGTCTATGTAGATGCAAATATTAGTTTTACGCAG GCCATCCTTGGTGGTAAGGTTGATGTTCCAACTTTGACCGGAATGTTCCAAGTAAAG
- the LOC126664375 gene encoding chaperone protein dnaJ 1, mitochondrial-like isoform X2 has protein sequence MKKYEWLATLCRRQFLSSAINGRDWRREISTFQPDLNRDKFLHSCRSVAIGQINGLETAKMQLLKCRYIHATGSCNAKEPSYYEILGVSENASQDDIKKAFHSLAKKYHPDTNKNNPSAKRKFQEIREAYETLKDSEKRTQYDMVRHARSSEKEGHGADSADYADWFGRGSENAARFRHGAGSGRGFSYSYQTNFSDSFHKIFSEIFEDADQGASDIQVELVLSFIEATRGCTKHLSVNSFIPCYSCDGRGFPSGAKTRVCSTCRGIGKVTIPPFTSACSTCKGSGRIIEECCMSCRGSGVVDGVKEVQVAVPAGVASGDTIRVPGGGNFGGRGRQPGNLFINLKVADDPVFSRDGADVYVDANISFTQAILGGKVDVPTLTGMFQVKIPKGVQPGQLLVLRGKGIPKPGFLVDHGDQFVRFRINFPTALNQRQRAILEEFAQEEINNENGTSSEGNWLYQQLSTG, from the exons ATGAAAAAATACGAATGGCTAGCTACTCTA TGCCGGCGGCAGTTTCTATCATCGGCGATCAACGGGAGAGATTGGCGCCGGGAAATATCTACATTTCAGCCAGACCTTAATCGTGATAAAT TTTTACACAGTTGTAGAAGTGTTGCTATTGGTCAAATTAATGGTTTAGAGACAGCCAAAATGCAGTTGTTAAAGTGCAGATATATTCATGCCACAG GAAGTTGTAATGCAAAGGAACCGAGTTACTATGAAATACTTGGAGTTTCTGAAAATGCTAGCCAGGATGATATTAAAAAGGCTTTTCACTCT CTTGCTAAGAAATACCACCCAGACACAAATAAGAATAATCCTTCTGCAAAAAGGAAATTTCAAGAGATACGGGAAGCCTATGAG ACGCTGAAAGATTCTGAGAAGAGGACACAATATGACATGGTG AGGCATGCCAGAAGCTCAGAGAAAGAAGGACATGGTGCAGATTCTGCAGACTATGCCGATTGGTTTGGACGTGGTTCTGAAAATGCTGCAAGGTTTAGACATGGTGCTGGTAGTGGAAGGGGGTTTTCATATTCCTACCAAACTAATTTCTCTGATTCATTCCACAAAATTTTCTCAGAG ATCTTTGAAGATGCCGATCAGGGCGCATCTGACATACAG GTGGAGCTGGTGCTCTCTTTTATTGAAGCTACAAGAGGGTGTACTAAGCACTTGTCTGTCAATTCATTTATTCCGTGTTATTCGTGTG ATGGCCGTGGTTTTCCTAGTGGTGCCAAAACAAGAGTATGCTCAACTTGCAGAGGCATAGGAAAA GTCACAATTCCTCCATTTACGTCAGCATGTAGCACCTGTAAAGGGTCTGGCCGAATCATTGAG GAATGCTGCATGTCATGTAGAGGGTCAGGAGTGGTTGATGGTGTTAAAGAAGTCCAAGTTGCTGTACCTGCAG GTGTCGCTTCTGGAGATACAATCCGTGTGCCAGGAGGTGGCAACTTTGGTGGACGAGGACGTCAACCTGGAAACTTATTCATCAATCTTAAG GTTGCTGATGATCCAGTCTTTTCTAGGGATGGGGCAGATGTCTATGTAGATGCAAATATTAGTTTTACGCAG GCCATCCTTGGTGGTAAGGTTGATGTTCCAACTTTGACCGGAATGTTCCAAGTAAAG ATACCGAAGGGGGTTCAGCCTGGACAACTTTTAGTACTAAGAGGCAAAG GGATACCAAAGCCTGGTTTTCTTGTAGACCATGGTGACCAATTTGTGCGATTTCGCATTAATTTCCCCAC
- the LOC126664375 gene encoding chaperone protein dnaJ 1, mitochondrial-like isoform X3 yields MKKYEWLATLCRRQFLSSAINGRDWRREISTFQPDLNRDKFLHSCRSVAIGQINGLETAKMQLLKCRYIHATGSCNAKEPSYYEILGVSENASQDDIKKAFHSLAKKYHPDTNKNNPSAKRKFQEIREAYETLKDSEKRTQYDMVRHARSSEKEGHGADSADYADWFGRGSENAARFRHGAGSGRGFSYSYQTNFSDSFHKIFSEIFEDADQGASDIQVELVLSFIEATRGCTKHLSVNSFIPCYSCDGRGFPSGAKTRVCSTCRGIGKVTIPPFTSACSTCKGSGRIIEECCMSCRGSGVVDGVKEVQVAVPAGVASGDTIRVPGGGNFGGRGRQPGNLFINLKVADDPVFSRDGADVYVDANISFTQAILGGKVDVPTLTGMFQVKIPKGVQPGQLLVLRGKGIPKPGFLVDHGDQFVRFRINFPTALNQRQRAILEEFAQEEINNENGTSSEGN; encoded by the exons ATGAAAAAATACGAATGGCTAGCTACTCTA TGCCGGCGGCAGTTTCTATCATCGGCGATCAACGGGAGAGATTGGCGCCGGGAAATATCTACATTTCAGCCAGACCTTAATCGTGATAAAT TTTTACACAGTTGTAGAAGTGTTGCTATTGGTCAAATTAATGGTTTAGAGACAGCCAAAATGCAGTTGTTAAAGTGCAGATATATTCATGCCACAG GAAGTTGTAATGCAAAGGAACCGAGTTACTATGAAATACTTGGAGTTTCTGAAAATGCTAGCCAGGATGATATTAAAAAGGCTTTTCACTCT CTTGCTAAGAAATACCACCCAGACACAAATAAGAATAATCCTTCTGCAAAAAGGAAATTTCAAGAGATACGGGAAGCCTATGAG ACGCTGAAAGATTCTGAGAAGAGGACACAATATGACATGGTG AGGCATGCCAGAAGCTCAGAGAAAGAAGGACATGGTGCAGATTCTGCAGACTATGCCGATTGGTTTGGACGTGGTTCTGAAAATGCTGCAAGGTTTAGACATGGTGCTGGTAGTGGAAGGGGGTTTTCATATTCCTACCAAACTAATTTCTCTGATTCATTCCACAAAATTTTCTCAGAG ATCTTTGAAGATGCCGATCAGGGCGCATCTGACATACAG GTGGAGCTGGTGCTCTCTTTTATTGAAGCTACAAGAGGGTGTACTAAGCACTTGTCTGTCAATTCATTTATTCCGTGTTATTCGTGTG ATGGCCGTGGTTTTCCTAGTGGTGCCAAAACAAGAGTATGCTCAACTTGCAGAGGCATAGGAAAA GTCACAATTCCTCCATTTACGTCAGCATGTAGCACCTGTAAAGGGTCTGGCCGAATCATTGAG GAATGCTGCATGTCATGTAGAGGGTCAGGAGTGGTTGATGGTGTTAAAGAAGTCCAAGTTGCTGTACCTGCAG GTGTCGCTTCTGGAGATACAATCCGTGTGCCAGGAGGTGGCAACTTTGGTGGACGAGGACGTCAACCTGGAAACTTATTCATCAATCTTAAG GTTGCTGATGATCCAGTCTTTTCTAGGGATGGGGCAGATGTCTATGTAGATGCAAATATTAGTTTTACGCAG GCCATCCTTGGTGGTAAGGTTGATGTTCCAACTTTGACCGGAATGTTCCAAGTAAAG ATACCGAAGGGGGTTCAGCCTGGACAACTTTTAGTACTAAGAGGCAAAG GGATACCAAAGCCTGGTTTTCTTGTAGACCATGGTGACCAATTTGTGCGATTTCGCATTAATTTCCCCAC